In the genome of Dermacentor silvarum isolate Dsil-2018 chromosome 1, BIME_Dsil_1.4, whole genome shotgun sequence, one region contains:
- the LOC119436698 gene encoding probable ATP-dependent RNA helicase DDX43 translates to MVEVFRLANNITVNYYMASRKHSMPEVATNPTTTFEQAFANYPIILQEIDKNHLEKPTSIQCQAWPILLQGQDLICIAHSGETGTILAFLLPAMVHIDSQVLPREQRKGPSCLIMAPTLKISQQIEREVKKYNYRGFKCVCVCLGGNRQERASLKSGVEIVIATPDRLQNLVSSKIIDFTYITFVILHKADRMLDTCLKLNIQELMLKIRPDRQVVVTGTTLTEGLRHFAQQYMANPFEVLVGPFHFSSVPSVTHKVVLCDESEKPEHLRGFLEYCIHSGDKTVVFSCKRDRVEYLTGDLTLAGFKCDCIHECLEASDRTRALDDFRRGTVPILITTDLESRALDVEDLTHVFNYDYPLNIGKYLHRVQRAGRAWGRGFCVTLVTRQEWMQARDLIDVLEEANQYVPQELYAMADHFDAWKKRCAKETSTDGRRKDSSNGDQCRE, encoded by the coding sequence ATGGTAGAAGTTTTCAGACTTGCCAACAACATAACTGTGAATTACTACATGGCGTCGCGAAAGCACTCAATGCCAGAAGTAGCAACCAATCCCACAACAACATTTGAGCAGGCGTTTGCCAACTACCCGATAATCCTTCAAGAAATTGACAAAAACCATTTGGAGAAACCAACGAGTATTCAGTGCCAGGCCTGGCCCATTCTACTGCAAGGTCAAGACCTCATCTGTATCGCACATTCAGGTGAAACAGGAACGATCCTGGCATTCCTCTTACCAGCCATGGTACACATTGACAGTCAGGTTCTTCCAAGGGAGCAGAGGAAAGGTCCTTCGTGCCTCATCATGGCTCCTACGCTAAAGATCTCGCAGCAGATTGAGCGAGAAGTCAAGAAATACAACTACCGAGGGTTTAAGTGCGTGTGCGTTTGCCTAGGTGGCAATCGACAAGAACGGGCATCATTGAAGTCAGGCGTGGAGATTGTCATCGCAACACCTGATCGCCTACAGAATCTGGTCTCAAGTAAGATCATCGACTTTACTTACATCACATTTGTCATACTCCACAAAGCAGACCGCATGTTAGACACATGCTTGAAATTGAACATCCAGGAGCTTATGCTCAAAATACGACCGGACCGGCAGGTTGTCGTAACAGGTACCACCTTGACAGAAGGCTTGCGTCACTTCGCCCAGCAGTACATGGCCAACCCCTTCGAGGTGTTAGTCGGCCCCTTCCACTTTTCCTCTGTGCCCAGTGTGACTCATAAAGTCGTCTTGTGTGACGAGAGTGAAAAGCCAGAGCATCTGAGGGGATTTCTTGAATACTGCATTCACTCAGGCGACAAGACAGTCGTTTTCTCGTGTAAAAGGGACAGGGTGGAATACCTGACGGGTGATTTGACTCTGGCTGGCTTTAAATGCGACTGCATCCACGAATGCTTGGAGGCTTCTGACCGGACGCGAGCACTCGATGACTTTCGGAGAGGCACAGTGCCAATCTTGATTACCACCGACCTTGAATCTCGGGCGTTGGACGTCGAAGATCTGACGCATGTCTTCAACTATGACTATCCTTTAAACATAGGAAAGTACCTGCATCGAGTACAGCGCGCAGGTCGCGCTTGGGGTCGCGGCTTCTGCGTTACGCTTGTTACCCGTCAGGAGTGGATGCAGGCTCGTGATCTGATTGACGTTTTGGAAGAGGCCAACCAATATGTGCCCCAGGAGCTGTACGCCATGGCTGACCATTTTGACGCCTGGAAAAAGCGGTGTGCCAAGGAGACGTCCACAGACGGCCGCCGGAAGGACTCCAGCAATGGTGACCAGTGTCGAgaatga